A region of Pristis pectinata isolate sPriPec2 chromosome 24, sPriPec2.1.pri, whole genome shotgun sequence DNA encodes the following proteins:
- the r3hdm4 gene encoding R3H domain-containing protein 4, with the protein MVIANRNDVTERTESEDYVLIEDCLPPLQYSPAKRISPAKRKQYYINQAIRNSDLIPKAKGRKSLRRLENTHYLMNLVEREDCIKDGDEADPASPTIFTEACCNDDYIEIWNDFMNRSGEEQEKFLHYLEEEAKKKSKRKVCSNSQDTKGEHSGCTGKECFQRIDRRLRITLRRRQIPMGTLEFLEEELTGFFAIKPQSVYKAMLENSYERLLLHALCQYLDLISQSFDCNGKRQTEVSNKGTDFLPPVPLLSVYLEQQS; encoded by the exons ATGGTGATAGCGAACCGGAACGATGTGACGGAGCGGACGGAGTCGGAAGACTACGT CCTGATTGAAGATTGCCTTCCTCCTCTGCAGTACTCTCCAGCAAAGCGTATATCACCTGCGAAACGCAAGCAGTACTACATCAATCAAGCAATCCGTAACTCTGATCTTATTCCCAAGGCAAAAGGCAGAAAAAGTCTGAGAAGACTTGAGAACA CTCATTATCTGATGAaccttgtggagagagaagactgCATCAAGGATGGAGATGAGGCAGACCCAGCTTCCCCAACGATCTTCACAGAAGCTTGTTGCAATGATGACTATATTGAG ATCTGGAATGATTTTATGAACCGTTCTGGTGAAGAGCAAGAGAAGTTTTTACATTATCTGGAGGAAGAGGCGAAGAAGAAGAGCAAAAGGAAAGTGTGCTCAAATTCCCAGGATACAAAAGGAG AGCACTCTGGCTGCACAGGAAAGGAGTGTTTTCAGAGGATTGACCGAAGATTGCGTATTACTCTAAGACGACGTCAGATCCCTATG GGCACCCTAGAATTTTTGGAAGAGGAGTTGACTGGATTCTTTGCCATAAAACCACAATCTGTGTACAAGGCAATGTTGGAAAACAG CTATGAGAGGCTGTTGCTTCATGCTCTGTGTCAGTATCTGGATCTCATCTCGCAAA GTTTTGACTGCAATGGAAAAAGACAGACTGAAGTAAGCAACAAAGGCACAGATTTTCTGCCCCCAGTACCCCTTTTATCTGTCTACCTGGAACAGCAGAGTTGA
- the LOC127582535 gene encoding iron-sulfur cluster assembly 1 homolog, mitochondrial-like: protein MAAVRASVKAVSARRLRLPTKAALVLSSSAVNRIKSLLQERPECVGLKVGVRTRGCSGLSYVIDYATEKGKFDEEVNQDGVRVFIDQKAQLTLLGTEMDFIESKLSSEFVFNNPNIKGTCGCGESFTV, encoded by the exons ATGGCGGCGGTAAGGGCGAGTGTTAAAGCGGTGAGCGCTCGGAGGCTGAGGCTGCCGACCAAAGCAGCCCTGGTGCTG aGCTCATCTGCTGTCAACAGAATTAAAAGTCTTCTGCAAGAGAGACCAGAGTGT GTTGGTTTGAAGGTAGGAGTCCGCACACGTGGCTGCAGTGGTTTGTCATACGTGATAGACTACGCAACAGAGAAGGGAAAATTTGATGAAGAAGTTAATCAGGATG GTGTACGTGTGTTCATTGACCAGAAAGCACAGTTAACCCTGCTTGGAACTGAGATGGATTTTATTGAATCAAAACTCTCTAGTGAATTTGTTTTCAATAACCCAAATATTAAGGGAACATGTGGATGTGGTGAAAGCTTTACTGTATAA